The Euphorbia lathyris chromosome 2, ddEupLath1.1, whole genome shotgun sequence genome includes a window with the following:
- the LOC136217082 gene encoding probable serine/threonine-protein kinase At1g01540, with amino-acid sequence MSLYDAAFINTELSKPTSIFGLRLWVVIGILLGSLIVLALFLLSLCLTSRRKNRLTGKNVDATPPISKEIQEIVHFPAQDHHHHHHHHAVQVPEIQVEIGKIEHRVVFSDRLSSGESRGTASGCETASFGSGSVGPEVSHLGWGRWYTLRELEAATNGLCEENVIGEGGYGIVYSGVLGDGTKIAVKNLLNNRGQAEKEFKVEVEVIGRVRHKNLVRLLGYCVEGAYRMLVYEYVDNGNLDQWLHGDVGEVSPLTWDIRMNIVLGTAKGLAYLHEGLEPKVVHRDVKSSNILLDRQWNTKISDFGLAKLLCSERSYVTTRVMGTFGYVAPEYACTGMLNEKSDVYSFGILIMELITGRSPVDYSRPQGEVNLVDWLKTMVGNRKSEEVVDPKLPEMPSSKALKRVLLVALRCVDPDATKRPKMGHVIHMLEADDLLFRDERRNGSAKETSKPRRDNEQENNASGKSVDKQWGEGTSDTGDSGRNLHQPNRWT; translated from the exons ATGTCGTTGTACGACGCCGCATTTATCAATACTGAGCTATCGAAGCCAACCTCAATCTTCGGGCTTCGACTATGGGTAGTGATTGGAATCCTGCTGGGATCTCTCATAGTCCTTGCTCTCTTCCTTCTCTCCCTCTGCTTAACATCGCGACGGAAGAATCGGCTAACGGGGAAGAATGTTGATGCAACCCCTCCTATCTCAAAGGAAATACAGGAGATTGTTCACTTCCCTGCACAGGATCACCAccaccatcatcatcatcacgCCGTTCAAGTCCCCGAGATTCAAGTCGAGATCGGTAAGATCGAGCATCGCGTGGTGTTCTCCGACCGTCTGTCCAGTGGGGAGAGTAGAGGGACTGCGAGTGGGTGCGAGACGGCGTCGTTTGGTAGTGGGAGTGTGGGGCCTGAGGTTTCGCATCTCGGGTGGGGTCGGTGGTATACTTTAAGGGAGCTGGAAGCTGCTACTAATGGGCTTTGTGAAGAGAATGTGATTGGTGAAGGTGGTTACGGGATTGTATACAGTGGGGTTCTTGGTGATGGAACTAAAATTGCTGTTAAGAACTTGTTGAATAACAG GGGGCAAGCTGAGAAGGAATTCAAAGTAGAGGTGGAAGTAATTGGACGAGTACGGCATAAGAATCTTGTTAGGTTGCTTGGATACTGCGTCGAGGGTGCATACAG GATGCTTGTGTACGAGTATGTTGACAATGGTAATCTGGACCAGTGGCTCCATGGTGATGTAGGAGAAGTCAGCCCTCTAACATGGGATATTCGCATGAACATTGTATTGGGAACAGCAAAAGG ATTGGCTTACCTCCATGAGGGTCTTGAACCCAAGGTTGTTCACCGAGATGTAAAATCCAGCAACATACTTCTTGATCGCCAATGGAATACTAAAATTTCTGATTTTGGCCTTGCTAAGCTCTTATGCTCTGAGAGGAGTTATGTAACAACAAGGGTGATGGGAACATTTGG TTATGTTGCACCAGAATATGCTTGTACCGGAATGTTGAACGAGAAAAGCGATGTATATAGCTTTGGTATACTTATTATGGAGTTGATTACTGGAAGAAGCCCTGTTGATTATAGTCGACCACAGGGAGAG GTGAATTTGGTGGATTGGCTGAAAACCATGGTCGGGAACCGAAAATCTGAAGAAGTGGTTGATCCTAAGTTGCCTGAGATGCCCTCTTCTAAAGCATTAAAACGCGTTCTCCTAGTTGCTCTGCGATGTGTTGATCCTGATGCAACGAAAAGGCCTAAAATGGGGCATGTGATCCACATGCTTGAGGCAGATGACTTGTTATTTCGTGAT GAACGTCGGAATGGGAGTGCAAAAGAAACTTCCAAACCGCGCCGTGACAATGAGCAAGAAAATAATGCCAGTGGAAAATCAGTTGATAAACAATGGGGTGAAGGTACTTCAGATACAGGTGATAGTGGTAGGAATCTTCATCAGCCCAATAGATGGACATAA